Part of the Gemmatimonadales bacterium genome, CGTGACCGACTGATTGCCGGCGACGGCGGTGCTGTCCCGGGCGACGGTCAGGCGCAGCGGACCCGTGGGCGTCGTGCCGGAGGAGTTGGCGACCACCTCGTAGGACCCGGCCCTGAGGATCAGGCGCACGGTCGTCGTCGTGTCCGGCTGCTGGGTCACGTACGAGTTGGCGATCATCACGCCGGTGGAGTCCGTGAGCCACGTCAGCGTGGCTCCGCCCGGGGAGGACAGCGACAGCACCAGCTTGGCCTGAGAGTCCACGCGGAACTGATAGGCGTTGGCGTAGGTGTTGTCGGTGAGGCGGCACGACCGCGAGGTGAGCGAGTCCTGGAGCGTCACGCCGATGGTGAGCGTGCCCACGACGCCGCACGTGGGGCTCGGCGAGGGGTTGTCGAGCGAGACGCAGGCTCCGACCCCGAGCAGGCCGGCGGCGGCGATCACGCGCGAGGCGCCGCGGAGCGAGTGACGCACGGAAGTCTCCTTGTGTGCGAGGCCATCACGACAGCAACTGCAAGATGGTGGGTTTAGCGCCGTCGGTCACCCCCCCACTCCGGGACCGCGGCCGGCGGGCCGAGGGCGCCCGCGGCCCGACCCCGGCAATTCCAGGAGAGCCGCCATGTCCGAGACCGGATCACCGACCCCTGTCACCGCGATTGCCGAGCGCGGGTACGCCCATCCCGATGTCCTGGTGTCCACGGCGTGGGTGGCCGAGCACCTCAAGGACCCCGCGGTCCGGATCGTCGAGTCCGACGAGGACGTGCTGCTGTACGAGACCGGGCACCTCCCCGGCGCCGTCAAGGTGGACTGGGTGGCCGATCTCAACGACCCGCTGGTCCGCGACTACCTCGACCGGGACCGGTTCGCGAAGCTGCTGCGCGCGCGCGGCATCGACGACGACACCACCATCGTCTTCTACGGCGACAAGAACAACTGGTGGGCGACCTACGCCTTCTGGGTCTTCCGGCTCTTCGGGGTGCGGAACGTGAAGGTGATGGACGGCGGCCGGCAGCGCTGGTCGGACGAGAAGCGGCCGCTGGTGACCGAGGTCGGGCGGCATGCGGAGGGCAGCATCAAGGTGGGCGAGCGCAACGACCGCGCCATCCGAGCGTTCCGCGAGGATGTGCTGGCGCACGTCCAGGCGCATCACAAGCTGGTGGACGTGCGCAGCCCCGAGGAGTTCCGCGGCGAGCGGATGCACATGCCGGACTACCCGAACGAGGGGGCGCTCCGCGGCGGCCACATCCCGGGCGCGAAGAGCATCCCCTGGGGCCGCGCCGTCAAC contains:
- a CDS encoding sulfurtransferase, translating into MSETGSPTPVTAIAERGYAHPDVLVSTAWVAEHLKDPAVRIVESDEDVLLYETGHLPGAVKVDWVADLNDPLVRDYLDRDRFAKLLRARGIDDDTTIVFYGDKNNWWATYAFWVFRLFGVRNVKVMDGGRQRWSDEKRPLVTEVGRHAEGSIKVGERNDRAIRAFREDVLAHVQAHHKLVDVRSPEEFRGERMHMPDYPNEGALRGGHIPGAKSIPWGRAVNPDTHCFRTAAELRTIYQQENGLEKNDDIVVYCRIGERSSHSWFALKYLLGYAKVRNYDGSWTEWGNLVRAPVEKP